From Cellulophaga lytica DSM 7489, a single genomic window includes:
- a CDS encoding acyl-CoA carboxylase subunit beta encodes MDINFNKNEDHNKLLLSDLKHKLTKVKLGGGKSKIEKQHAKGKMTARERIDYLLDNNTDVIEIAAFAGEGMYKEHGGCPSGGVIVKIGYIQGKQCIVVANDATVKAGAWFPITGKKNLRAQEIAIENKLPIIYLVDSAGVYLPMQDEIFPDKEHFGRIFRNNAVMSSMGITQISAVMGSCVAGGAYLPIMSDEALIVDKTASIFLAGSYLVKAAIGESIDNETLGGATTHCEISGVTDYKAKDDADALDKIKKIVAKIGDFDKAGFNRIEPKKPKLDPKDIYGILPKSRSDQYDMLEIIKRLVDDSEFEEYKEGYGKTIITGYARINGWAVGIVANQRKLVKTKKGEMQFGGVIYNDSADKSTRFIANCNQKKIPLVFLQDVTGFMVGSKSEHSGIIKDGAKMVNAVSNSVVPKFTIVIGNSYGAGNYAMCGKAYDPRLIAAWPSAELAVMSGNSAAKVLMQIEKASLLKKGEEIDEKKEKELFDKVKARYDEQISPYYAASRIWTDGVIDPLDTRKWISMGIEAANHAPIEKPFNLGVIQV; translated from the coding sequence ATGGATATAAATTTCAATAAGAACGAAGATCACAACAAACTCCTTTTATCAGATTTAAAACATAAACTGACCAAAGTAAAGTTGGGTGGTGGCAAAAGTAAAATTGAAAAACAACACGCCAAAGGCAAAATGACAGCCAGAGAGCGTATAGACTATCTTTTAGATAACAATACAGATGTTATAGAAATAGCTGCTTTTGCAGGAGAAGGAATGTACAAAGAACATGGCGGGTGCCCATCTGGAGGAGTTATTGTTAAAATAGGATATATACAAGGCAAACAATGTATTGTTGTTGCTAATGACGCCACTGTTAAAGCTGGTGCTTGGTTTCCTATAACTGGCAAGAAAAACTTAAGAGCCCAAGAAATTGCAATAGAAAATAAATTACCAATAATTTATTTGGTAGACAGTGCTGGTGTTTATTTACCAATGCAAGATGAAATTTTTCCTGACAAAGAGCATTTTGGACGCATTTTTAGAAATAATGCGGTAATGAGTAGTATGGGAATTACCCAAATATCTGCAGTAATGGGAAGTTGTGTTGCAGGTGGTGCTTATTTACCAATTATGAGTGATGAAGCTTTAATTGTAGATAAAACAGCTAGTATATTTTTAGCGGGTAGCTACCTTGTTAAAGCTGCTATTGGAGAAAGCATTGATAACGAAACTTTAGGTGGCGCTACTACACATTGCGAAATATCTGGTGTTACTGATTACAAAGCTAAAGATGACGCAGATGCTTTAGATAAAATAAAAAAAATAGTAGCTAAAATTGGTGATTTTGACAAGGCTGGCTTTAACAGAATTGAACCTAAAAAACCAAAATTAGACCCTAAAGATATTTATGGTATTTTACCAAAATCTAGAAGCGACCAGTATGATATGCTTGAGATTATTAAGCGTTTGGTTGATGATTCTGAGTTTGAAGAATACAAAGAAGGTTACGGAAAAACTATAATTACAGGTTATGCTCGTATAAATGGTTGGGCTGTTGGTATAGTTGCTAACCAACGAAAGTTGGTAAAAACCAAAAAAGGAGAAATGCAATTTGGAGGTGTTATTTATAATGACAGCGCAGATAAGTCTACCCGTTTTATAGCAAATTGCAACCAAAAGAAAATACCGCTTGTATTTTTACAAGATGTTACCGGCTTTATGGTTGGTAGTAAAAGTGAACATAGTGGTATAATTAAAGACGGAGCAAAAATGGTAAATGCAGTTAGCAACTCTGTAGTTCCAAAATTTACTATTGTTATTGGCAACAGTTATGGTGCTGGTAATTACGCTATGTGTGGTAAAGCATATGACCCAAGGTTAATTGCTGCTTGGCCTAGTGCAGAGCTTGCTGTAATGAGTGGTAATTCTGCTGCAAAGGTTTTAATGCAGATTGAAAAAGCTTCATTGCTGAAAAAAGGTGAAGAAATAGACGAGAAAAAAGAAAAAGAATTATTTGATAAAGTGAAAGCAAGATATGACGAGCAAATATCTCCTTATTATGCTGCTTCTCGTATTTGGACAGATGGTGTAATAGACCCACTAGATACCAGAAAATGGATCTCTATGGGTATTGAAGCCGCTAACCACGCTCCTATTGAAAAACCTTTTAACTTAGGAGTAATACAGGTTTAA
- a CDS encoding GNAT family N-acetyltransferase has translation MNNLTFIPFQPKYAKTFKNLNLEWIKKFFVVENKDIELLDNCEENIINKGGYIFFAKIDTTIVGCVAYIKIEDNVYELGKMAISEAYQGKKIGQELLTFAINFAKEKQWKQVILYSSVKLTNALHIYKKVGFKEVPLEPNVVYKRSSIKMELNLK, from the coding sequence ATGAATAATTTAACATTTATTCCCTTTCAGCCAAAATACGCTAAAACCTTTAAAAATCTAAATTTAGAGTGGATAAAAAAGTTTTTTGTGGTTGAAAATAAGGATATAGAGCTTTTAGACAATTGCGAAGAGAATATAATTAACAAAGGAGGCTATATTTTTTTTGCTAAAATTGATACTACCATTGTTGGTTGTGTAGCCTACATTAAAATTGAAGACAACGTTTATGAATTAGGTAAAATGGCAATAAGTGAAGCCTATCAAGGAAAAAAAATTGGACAAGAACTATTGACCTTCGCCATTAACTTTGCCAAAGAAAAACAATGGAAACAAGTAATCCTATACTCTAGTGTTAAGCTAACAAATGCACTACATATTTATAAAAAAGTTGGTTTTAAAGAAGTACCGTTAGAGCCAAACGTTGTTTACAAAAGAAGTAGTATAAAAATGGAACTAAATTTAAAATAG
- a CDS encoding MBL fold metallo-hydrolase — MKKLMGIAVFCLFIVSCKDGKKKETATNNATKEITKENDSNFQITPIEHATAVFKWGNTTIYIDPVGGADMFKKQDEPDLILVTDIHGDHLNVETLEAINTKKTTIIAPQAVADKLSDNLKTKLTILNNDASVDFANIKITAIPMYNLREEAIKFHSKGRGNGYLLEKGGERVYFSGDTEDIPEMRALQNIDKAFICMNLPYTMTVKSAASAVLEFKPKQVYPYHYRGKPDVSDIAKFKQLVNDGNKDIEVIQLDWYPNASY; from the coding sequence ATGAAAAAACTAATGGGTATTGCTGTTTTTTGCTTATTTATAGTGAGCTGTAAAGACGGTAAAAAGAAAGAAACAGCAACAAATAATGCTACAAAAGAAATTACTAAGGAAAATGACAGCAACTTCCAAATTACACCTATAGAACACGCTACTGCTGTTTTTAAATGGGGAAATACAACTATTTATATAGATCCTGTTGGAGGAGCAGATATGTTTAAAAAACAAGACGAACCAGATTTAATTTTGGTTACAGATATTCATGGAGATCATTTAAATGTTGAAACTCTAGAAGCCATTAACACCAAAAAAACAACAATTATTGCCCCACAAGCTGTTGCAGATAAACTGTCTGACAACTTAAAAACGAAACTTACTATACTTAATAACGATGCCTCTGTAGATTTTGCCAATATAAAAATTACAGCAATACCAATGTACAATTTAAGAGAGGAAGCTATTAAATTTCATAGCAAAGGACGCGGAAACGGTTATTTATTAGAGAAAGGTGGAGAGCGTGTTTATTTTTCTGGTGACACGGAAGACATACCAGAAATGCGTGCTTTACAAAACATAGATAAAGCATTTATTTGTATGAACTTACCTTACACTATGACTGTTAAAAGCGCCGCAAGTGCTGTTTTAGAATTTAAACCAAAACAAGTGTATCCATATCATTACCGTGGCAAACCAGATGTTAGTGATATAGCTAAATTTAAACAATTGGTAAACGATGGTAATAAAGACATTGAAGTTATACAGTTAGACTGGTACCCTAACGCATCTTACTAA
- the fumC gene encoding class II fumarate hydratase, translating to MSFRIEKDTMGKVEVPADKYWGAQTERSRNNFKIGPAASMPLDIVYGFAYLKKAAAYTNCELGVLSTEKRDLIAQVCDEILEGKHNDQFPLVIWQTGSGTQSNMNVNEVIANRAHEIAGNVIGEGEKTIQPNDDVNKSQSSNDTFPTGMHIAAYKKITEVTIPGVKQLRDTLEKKSKEFANVVKIGRTHLMDATPLTLGQEFSGYVSQLDHGLKALENSLPHLAELALGGTAVGTGLNTPAGYDVLVAKYIAEFTGLPFITAKNKFEALAAHDAIVESHGALKQLAVSLNKIANDIRMMASGPRSGIGEIIIPANEPGSSIMPGKVNPTQAEAITMVCAQVMGNDVAVTVGGTQGHYELNVFKPMMAANILQSAQLIGDACVSFDVNCASGIQPNHDVIKELLNNSLMLVTALNTKIGYYKAAEIANTAHKNGTTLKEEAINLGYVTAEQYDEWVKPEEMVGSLK from the coding sequence ATGAGCTTTAGAATAGAAAAAGATACAATGGGTAAGGTAGAAGTACCTGCTGATAAATATTGGGGAGCACAAACAGAGCGCTCTAGAAACAATTTTAAAATTGGTCCTGCTGCATCTATGCCATTAGATATTGTTTATGGTTTTGCTTATTTAAAAAAAGCAGCAGCATATACAAACTGTGAGTTAGGTGTATTATCTACAGAAAAAAGAGATTTAATTGCACAAGTTTGTGATGAAATTTTAGAAGGCAAACACAATGATCAGTTTCCATTGGTAATATGGCAAACTGGCTCTGGTACACAGAGTAATATGAACGTAAATGAGGTTATTGCAAACAGAGCTCATGAAATAGCTGGTAATGTTATCGGTGAAGGCGAAAAAACAATACAGCCTAATGATGATGTAAACAAATCTCAATCATCTAACGATACGTTTCCTACAGGAATGCATATTGCTGCATATAAAAAAATTACAGAAGTTACTATACCTGGAGTTAAACAACTAAGAGATACTTTAGAAAAGAAATCTAAAGAATTTGCAAATGTTGTAAAAATAGGACGTACTCACCTTATGGATGCTACTCCTTTAACTTTAGGACAAGAGTTCTCTGGTTATGTATCTCAGCTAGATCACGGTTTAAAAGCTTTAGAAAACTCATTGCCGCATTTAGCAGAGCTTGCTCTTGGTGGTACTGCTGTTGGTACAGGTTTAAATACACCTGCCGGTTATGATGTTCTTGTTGCAAAGTACATAGCAGAATTTACAGGATTGCCTTTTATTACTGCTAAAAATAAATTTGAAGCATTAGCTGCCCATGATGCCATAGTAGAAAGTCACGGAGCACTAAAACAACTAGCTGTTTCTTTAAATAAAATTGCTAATGATATTAGAATGATGGCTTCTGGGCCAAGATCTGGTATTGGCGAAATAATTATACCTGCAAACGAACCAGGAAGTTCTATTATGCCAGGAAAGGTTAACCCTACACAAGCAGAAGCTATAACTATGGTTTGCGCACAAGTTATGGGTAATGATGTTGCTGTAACTGTTGGTGGTACACAAGGCCATTATGAGCTAAATGTATTTAAACCTATGATGGCTGCTAACATATTACAATCTGCCCAATTAATTGGTGACGCTTGCGTTAGTTTTGATGTTAATTGTGCGTCTGGCATACAACCAAATCACGATGTAATTAAAGAATTATTAAATAACTCTTTAATGCTTGTAACAGCTTTAAACACTAAAATTGGTTATTACAAAGCTGCAGAAATTGCAAATACTGCACATAAAAATGGTACTACACTAAAAGAAGAAGCTATTAATTTAGGCTACGTAACTGCAGAGCAATATGATGAATGGGTAAAACCTGAAGAAATGGTAGGTTCATTAAAATAA
- the ettA gene encoding energy-dependent translational throttle protein EttA translates to MSDDKKVIFSMSGVTKTFKTANTPVLKNIYLSFFYGAKIGILGLNGSGKSTLLKIIAGLDKNYQGDVVFSPGYKVGYLEQEPKLDEDKTVLEIVKQGVAETVAILDEYNKINDMFGLEEVYSDADKMDKLMARQAVLQDQIDASNAWELDTKLEIAMDALRTPDGDKKISVLSGGERRRVALCRLLLQEPEILLLDEPTNHLDAESVHWLEHHLAQYKGTVIAVTHDRYFLDNVAGWILELDRGEGIPWKGNYSSWLDQKSKRMADESKTASKRQKTLERELEWVRQGPKGRQTKQKARLKNYDKLMSQDQKQLDEKLEIYIPNGPRLGTNVIEAKGVSKAFDDKLLYEDLNFKLPQAGIVGIIGPNGAGKTTIFRMIMGEETPDKGEFSVGETAKIAYVDQSHSNIDPEKTIWQNFSDEQELVMMGGKQVNSRAYLSRFNFSGSEQNKKVSMLSGGERNRLHLAMTLKEEGNVLLLDEPTNDLDVNTLRALEEGLDNFAGCAVVISHDRWFLDRICTHILAFEGDSQVYFFEGSFSDYEENKKKRLGGDLMPKRIKYKKLIR, encoded by the coding sequence ATGTCTGACGATAAAAAAGTCATTTTTTCAATGTCTGGAGTTACAAAAACCTTTAAAACGGCCAATACTCCAGTGTTAAAAAATATATACTTAAGTTTCTTTTATGGAGCCAAAATAGGTATTCTTGGTCTTAACGGATCTGGTAAATCTACTTTATTAAAAATTATAGCTGGTTTAGATAAAAATTACCAAGGTGATGTAGTTTTTTCTCCCGGTTATAAAGTTGGGTATTTAGAACAAGAACCTAAGCTAGATGAAGATAAAACTGTTTTAGAAATAGTTAAGCAAGGTGTAGCAGAAACTGTAGCCATTTTAGATGAGTACAATAAGATAAACGATATGTTTGGCTTAGAAGAAGTGTATTCTGATGCAGATAAGATGGACAAGCTAATGGCTAGGCAAGCAGTTTTACAAGACCAAATAGATGCTAGCAATGCTTGGGAGTTAGATACTAAATTAGAAATTGCTATGGATGCTTTGCGTACTCCTGATGGTGATAAAAAAATAAGTGTATTATCTGGTGGTGAGCGCAGAAGAGTTGCTTTATGTAGACTGTTGTTACAAGAACCAGAAATTTTGCTTTTAGATGAACCTACCAACCACTTAGATGCAGAATCTGTACATTGGTTAGAGCACCATTTAGCACAGTACAAAGGTACTGTTATTGCAGTAACGCATGATAGATACTTTTTAGATAATGTAGCTGGTTGGATTTTAGAGTTAGATAGAGGTGAAGGCATTCCTTGGAAAGGAAACTACTCTAGCTGGTTAGACCAAAAATCTAAACGTATGGCAGATGAAAGTAAAACAGCGTCTAAGCGTCAAAAAACATTAGAACGAGAGTTAGAATGGGTGCGTCAAGGTCCTAAAGGAAGACAAACTAAGCAAAAGGCACGTTTAAAGAACTATGATAAATTAATGAGCCAAGATCAAAAACAACTTGACGAAAAATTAGAAATTTACATACCTAATGGTCCGCGTTTAGGAACAAACGTAATTGAGGCTAAAGGGGTTAGCAAAGCTTTTGATGATAAGTTACTTTATGAAGATTTAAACTTTAAACTACCACAAGCTGGTATTGTAGGTATTATTGGCCCTAACGGTGCTGGTAAAACCACAATTTTTAGAATGATAATGGGTGAAGAAACTCCAGATAAAGGAGAATTTAGTGTTGGTGAAACTGCTAAAATTGCCTACGTAGACCAAAGTCACTCTAACATTGACCCAGAAAAAACAATTTGGCAAAACTTTAGTGATGAGCAAGAGTTGGTTATGATGGGAGGTAAGCAAGTAAATTCTAGAGCTTATTTAAGTAGGTTTAATTTTTCTGGTAGTGAGCAAAACAAAAAAGTAAGCATGTTATCTGGTGGTGAGCGTAACCGTTTACACTTAGCTATGACGTTAAAAGAAGAGGGTAACGTTTTACTTTTAGATGAACCTACAAACGATTTGGATGTAAATACATTACGTGCATTAGAAGAAGGTTTAGATAATTTTGCGGGTTGTGCTGTAGTTATTTCTCACGATAGATGGTTTTTAGATCGTATTTGTACACACATATTAGCTTTTGAAGGAGACTCGCAAGTATATTTCTTTGAAGGATCTTTCTCTGATTATGAAGAGAATAAGAAAAAACGTTTAGGTGGCGATTTAATGCCAAAACGTATTAAGTATAAAAAATTAATTAGGTAG
- a CDS encoding outer membrane beta-barrel family protein: MKNILFLFLALTTAINAQQNQVNNSNSSVKLTGTIVDSETKNPLEFATLIIQDNNNPSFISGGITNKNGKFIINDIPKGNYNIKVEYISYKTYYLNNVTITKSKNLGQILLDLDVEELNEVELIAEKTTVELRLDKKIYNVGKDLTLNGGSASDVLNNIPSVAVDAEGTISLRSNNNVKILINGKPSTLSGVSPEALKQMPVSTIQKVEVITNPSSKYSSSGTAGILNIILRKSKKAGINGSVTATIKDPEYYKLGLSLGLKRKLFNIFSNVTYTDRERPGYSLFNNDFFDNSNTKIGYENEYRSLDRNYKNLTINAGIELLLNKTSSITNSVAYTKASGLNYTGIDLNNFNTLNNTTINRSRNTEEDSNEENIRYSLNYKRKFNSKGHILTADYQYSRSFELEDRAINEVILGNNNNGLFEEAITDDHQISQLAQLDYTLPFGKNYNSKIEVGYRGVFDNYHIDYTEGSIINNQFIKNNIYSNNLIYSQDVNAGYLQFAQGFNKFSASLGMRVEHTNLAVLLTNNNSTDNKSYTNWFPSVFLSYEFTNKEKISLNYSKRIDRPTAGNLNPFPNRVSKTNLFYGNPDLDPMFTNSFEFNYLNKWDKITFNTALFYSKTEDVIHNVIIETGETEIITNSTNTIAAPIIAKTKRNIAEEDRYGLDATVTYVPRKKWRLSLNLFMYNQKLNGSYNYTNNNNQLINVDFNANQFRWTGSASARLPLMYDINFQTNYYYIGANNNSQTKTKALDRLDFAFSKNIFKNKVSVSIGVTDIFNAYRRYSTSNLDNSISYNELQSDQRNLRATFTYKFN, from the coding sequence ATGAAAAATATTTTATTTTTGTTTTTAGCCCTAACAACAGCTATTAACGCTCAACAAAACCAAGTTAACAATAGCAATAGTTCTGTAAAGTTAACCGGTACAATTGTAGATTCTGAAACAAAGAATCCGCTAGAATTTGCTACATTAATTATACAAGATAATAATAACCCTAGTTTTATTTCTGGAGGTATAACCAATAAAAATGGCAAGTTTATTATAAATGATATTCCTAAAGGAAATTATAATATTAAGGTTGAGTATATTTCTTACAAAACCTATTACCTAAATAATGTTACTATAACAAAGTCTAAAAACCTAGGACAAATATTGCTAGACTTAGATGTAGAAGAGTTAAACGAGGTTGAGCTTATTGCTGAAAAAACAACTGTAGAGCTAAGGTTAGATAAAAAAATATACAATGTTGGTAAAGACTTAACTTTAAACGGAGGGTCTGCTTCTGACGTATTAAACAATATCCCCTCTGTAGCTGTAGATGCTGAAGGTACTATTAGTTTAAGAAGTAACAATAATGTAAAAATATTAATTAATGGCAAACCTTCTACATTATCTGGTGTAAGTCCAGAGGCTTTAAAGCAAATGCCAGTAAGCACAATACAAAAGGTAGAAGTTATTACAAACCCTTCTTCTAAATATAGTTCCTCTGGTACTGCAGGCATTTTAAATATAATACTTAGAAAATCTAAAAAAGCAGGTATTAATGGTTCTGTAACTGCAACTATTAAAGACCCTGAATATTATAAGTTAGGATTGTCTTTAGGTTTAAAAAGAAAATTATTTAATATTTTTTCTAATGTAACTTATACAGACAGGGAACGACCTGGATACTCATTATTTAATAACGATTTTTTTGATAATAGTAATACCAAAATAGGTTATGAAAATGAGTACAGATCATTAGATCGTAATTATAAAAACCTTACTATTAATGCAGGTATAGAGCTTTTGTTAAATAAAACCTCTAGCATCACTAATTCTGTTGCTTATACTAAAGCATCAGGTTTAAACTATACTGGTATAGATTTAAATAATTTTAATACCCTAAACAATACAACTATTAACAGAAGTAGAAATACTGAAGAAGATAGTAATGAAGAAAACATACGTTATTCCCTAAACTATAAAAGAAAATTTAATTCTAAAGGTCATATTTTAACTGCAGATTACCAATACTCTAGAAGTTTTGAGCTAGAAGATAGAGCTATTAACGAGGTTATATTAGGCAATAACAACAATGGCTTGTTTGAAGAAGCAATTACTGATGACCATCAAATTAGTCAGCTTGCCCAATTGGATTATACCTTACCTTTTGGAAAAAATTACAATTCTAAAATAGAAGTTGGTTACAGAGGTGTTTTTGATAATTATCATATAGACTATACAGAAGGTTCTATAATTAACAATCAATTTATAAAAAATAATATCTACAGCAACAATTTAATATATAGTCAAGATGTTAATGCAGGATACTTACAATTTGCACAAGGTTTTAATAAATTTAGTGCCTCTTTAGGTATGCGAGTAGAACATACAAATTTAGCGGTGTTACTTACCAATAATAACAGTACAGATAATAAATCTTATACAAATTGGTTTCCCTCTGTTTTTTTAAGTTATGAGTTTACTAATAAAGAAAAGATTAGTTTAAATTATAGCAAAAGAATTGATAGACCTACAGCAGGTAATTTAAATCCTTTTCCTAATAGAGTTAGTAAAACCAACTTATTTTATGGTAATCCAGATTTAGACCCAATGTTTACAAACTCATTTGAGTTTAACTATTTAAATAAATGGGATAAAATAACTTTTAACACTGCCCTATTCTATTCTAAAACAGAAGATGTAATACACAATGTAATAATAGAAACAGGCGAAACAGAGATTATTACAAACAGCACTAATACTATAGCTGCTCCTATAATTGCAAAAACTAAGCGCAATATTGCAGAGGAAGACAGGTATGGGTTAGATGCTACTGTTACTTATGTTCCGCGTAAAAAATGGCGCTTGTCTTTAAACCTTTTTATGTATAACCAAAAATTAAATGGCAGTTATAACTACACCAATAATAACAACCAGTTAATTAATGTAGACTTTAATGCCAACCAATTTAGATGGACAGGTAGCGCTAGTGCTAGATTACCTTTAATGTATGATATTAATTTTCAGACAAACTACTATTACATAGGAGCAAACAATAACTCTCAAACAAAAACAAAAGCACTAGACAGGTTAGACTTTGCGTTTAGCAAAAACATATTTAAAAATAAGGTATCTGTATCTATAGGCGTAACAGATATTTTTAATGCTTACAGAAGGTATTCTACCAGCAATTTAGACAATTCTATTTCTTATAATGAACTTCAATCAGACCAAAGAAACCTAAGAGCCACATTTACATATAAATTTAATTAA
- a CDS encoding Gfo/Idh/MocA family protein: MSKKIGWGIVGLGNIADKFAKDLALVKNANLVAVSSRSEEKANTFADKHNVKNRYTNAQDLFNCTDVDVVYIATPHTLHINFSIQAMNSGKHVLCEKPMGVNKEQVQSMIAAAVKNNVFLMEALWSRFLPSIQKVKQIVDANELGTISYIKSDFAFYGLDRAEESRLLNPNLAGGSLLDIGIYPVFLSYLLLGKPNEILATANFYKTGIEKQISIIFKYDNAQAHLYSGLTASTETSSEISGEKATLKLETRWHEAEEYYIEKAREKEYYKTAKKGIGYTYEIEEVHKCIANNQIQSSLWSHQNSLDLIHLLDQIRDQTGIVFPFEA, encoded by the coding sequence ATGAGCAAAAAAATAGGTTGGGGTATAGTTGGTTTAGGGAATATTGCAGATAAGTTTGCTAAAGATTTAGCTTTGGTTAAAAATGCAAATTTAGTTGCAGTATCTTCTAGAAGTGAAGAAAAAGCAAATACGTTTGCAGATAAACACAATGTAAAAAATAGATATACCAATGCCCAAGATTTATTTAATTGTACAGATGTAGATGTTGTTTACATAGCTACTCCGCATACCTTGCATATTAATTTTAGTATACAAGCTATGAACAGTGGTAAGCACGTTTTGTGCGAAAAACCAATGGGAGTTAACAAAGAGCAAGTGCAAAGTATGATTGCTGCTGCTGTTAAAAACAATGTTTTTTTAATGGAAGCTTTATGGAGTAGGTTTTTACCATCTATACAAAAAGTAAAGCAAATTGTAGATGCTAATGAGTTAGGAACTATAAGTTATATTAAGTCTGATTTTGCTTTTTATGGTTTAGATAGGGCAGAGGAGAGTAGACTTTTAAATCCAAATTTAGCAGGTGGCTCTTTATTAGATATAGGAATTTATCCTGTATTTTTATCGTACCTTTTGTTAGGAAAGCCAAATGAAATATTAGCGACAGCTAATTTTTATAAAACCGGAATAGAAAAACAAATTTCTATTATTTTTAAATATGATAACGCACAGGCGCATTTGTATAGTGGTTTAACGGCAAGCACAGAAACAAGCTCAGAAATATCTGGTGAAAAAGCAACGTTAAAATTAGAAACTAGATGGCACGAGGCTGAAGAGTATTATATTGAAAAGGCTCGAGAGAAAGAGTATTATAAAACAGCCAAAAAAGGAATTGGTTACACATATGAAATAGAAGAAGTGCACAAATGCATTGCTAACAACCAAATACAAAGTAGCCTATGGTCTCATCAAAATAGTTTAGATTTAATACATTTATTAGATCAAATTAGAGATCAAACAGGTATAGTTTTTCCTTTTGAAGCTTAA
- a CDS encoding CAL67264 family membrane protein, producing the protein MNKNTVLAWATFIMILVGLALIALGAFRYDDVAGWGFAAVGIGFFAIAWVFNALKGRV; encoded by the coding sequence ATGAATAAAAATACAGTTTTAGCTTGGGCTACATTTATTATGATACTTGTAGGCTTAGCATTAATTGCACTTGGTGCATTTAGATATGATGATGTTGCCGGATGGGGTTTTGCAGCCGTAGGAATTGGCTTTTTTGCTATTGCATGGGTTTTTAATGCACTTAAAGGTAGAGTGTAA